The genomic stretch gtgtttgtctgtcgtagacaataaggcagacaacatccaagacaaaaaacataagaattgtaaacgaAACAACCAAAAAACTACAacgttgtgtcggagctcgcaacgcagcagccatactcggtgccatcttgagtctaagatcccaaatgtgtatgactttctttcttctgctgaacacaaattaagatttttagaagaatatctcagcactgtaggtccataatatgcaagtgaatgggtaccaaaattttgaaggtccaaaaagcacataaaggcagcatgaaaggaatctatatgactccagtggttaaatatatgtcttcagaagcgatatgatatgtgtgggtgagaaacagatcaatatttaactcgaaatttccattttcaatttcacattcttcttctgggcagggaggataatttataataaaaaaggacttaaatatttatctgtttctcacccacacttatcatgtcgcttctgaaggcagatttaaccactagagtcatatgttTAACTTTTATGCtaactgtatgtgctttttggagcttcaaaatattggtacccattcacttgcattgtagggacctatagaactgaaatattcttctaaaagaattcttctgaagaaagtcagtcgtacacatctaggatggcatgagggtgagtaaattatgagataattttcattttggggggaactatcccttaagGTAATAGCTGCATGTTACCACAGTGTAGAAAAACAGAGTTTTCTACAGgaagcaatattaaaaaaatgcttACAGGTGCACATTTATAATTTGGCTGAGCTTTGAATAATTATTAGCAATGAGGGTACATGGAATGTTCTGGAGGGACAGAAACAACATAATAATGTACAGTTAAGAGCACTTTCATGTTATCTGTAGGCCAGATTAAAAACTTAGATAATCCGGGTGGCAAAAGGGAACTCAGGGCGTAGTAGGAAATAGGGAAATGGCCCTAAAGTTGTGTGAGGCAAAACAATCAATAGTTGAAAAAAAAGTTTGTCACCTCACCTGTGGAAGCTCCTATGGCTCCGATCAGGACAGAAGGAACAGCCATGACGATGCAACCGAAAGCAGCCAGGAAGGAGAGGACTTGAGCATAGGTAGCTGAAGAGGCAGAAAGAACCCGTTGAAAATACACCTGCCAGGGAATCCCCCCCAACATCTAGAAACAGAAACATCATTGTAAATAGAGACACCAGACAGCATGATACTGACAAAAAACATCAAGAGTGCATTAagttaaattaagaaaataaataaataaataagctcaATAAGGTACAGTACACTACAGGAGAAGAGTGACATGGTCGTACCAGTTGACTGGGTACACCTTGTTTACACCTTGTTTACACCCAGATTCACTCTTTCCCTATTTTTATCTCTCTTATTTAGTTTTGCTCCCTACGAATGATTGCAATGCCCAATAAAGTGGGAAATTAGTTTTGCCCCTGCAGAATGGACAAACCGGCATTCGTGTCTCCATCCCATCATGCTACAGTGAGTTATCCACTCACCAAAAGACAGAAGTTGTCAGCCCACATCCATTTGTCAGCGCTTTCTATGTTCCCAAGCCATGCAGTCTGATTAGCATGGAGCTGCTTCACTGCCGTCACTCCGATGTCAGACACCGCTGGGTTTGAGAGTGCAAAAGGGACACTCAGCCACTGAGGAAAGAACACATTCCCCTCTATTACCATGTAATAGACTATCTATAACATTTTGACACTTAATTTTTCACTTAATGTGTGGAAAGCAAattagtgttttcaatttagttaATGTTTTTATATCAATGTCATAATTAAGCAACTAAAGGggattaattaaatacaatttaaatatttttacttataCATCTAAAGAAGGGTGGATTTGCCGTTGCTGTTCAAACTAGAGAGCAGGGTTGTGTGCCGCTGAAGACATGCAGGCATGAATTAGGTGAAAACTGGCATCACTGCATAGATGATTTTCAATATGTGGCACTGTGAAGCCTTACCAATCCTAAAAAGATGCAGAAGAGCTGGACAACATCAGTGTAGGCCACTGAGTAGAGTCCTCCCACAAGTGTGTAGAAAATGGCAATGAGAGCCGAAATGACCACAGACATATTGATGTTGATGTCAATGATTACACTCAGTGTGGCCCCTGTGatataaaacaacaaatttgtatttcattaaattacaaTAAGTTTCATTAAACCTTTACTACAATATTAAAAGGTGTTTGTATAATATGACATACTACAATAATAGAACAGCTTGCAAAAAAGGTTTAATGATTGTTTTAGAAAAGGTTGCACTTTCTAAAACGTTAATTCCCTTTTTGCTCTCCTTACCAAGGGCAGATAAGATGGCGGCTGACCAGAATATTTCCCCCATTAGTGCAGGGATGAACAGCAGTCCACCCATCCTTTTGCCATACAGTTGCTGGAAGGGGTCAAGCATGGTGACGTAACCACGGGAGCGCATTGGTTTGGCAAAGAAAAGGCCACCTTGACATGATAGATTAATAGAAATTATGTGCTTGTCAGCTCGAACATGGTACTCCATctgaaactagattttttttttttaccttttattaAAATtgcacatttatacatatatatatatatatatatatatacaacatacCTAAAACAAGGCTGAGAGCATATCCAAAGGGAGCCTGTGCCCATGCCAAGCCATACCCGGGAAGATACACGTACTCTGCTGTGCCATTGATATAACCCCCTCCAACCCAAGTTGCTGGAATAAGAGAGGACATTGGAGCTGACCAGTCTTGAATGAAGCAGCTATCATTACCATTAAAGTATACATTCTTAAGCTGAACCATCAATTTGTTATTTTTTCCACTCCTTCGGTCACTGACAATTGACATACTGAAAATGACTGGTGTATGTTAACagcaaaaacaatatttaattgaGGAAAAATGACATGCAAATATAGCAAAAGAAAGGCCTtccacatttatgtgtttttatgtcaTATGATATAATTTAAAGCTATATTTTATAATAGAATCTAATTTAATGCCACAAACTTGATTTCAGAATTTGTCTAGTTCTAGTTTTGTCCAACGTTTCCACAttgaatttattatatatatatatatatatatatatatataaaggtatatgttccatatttatttactttgcatGTCCACTTTAATTTAGTGAATAAAGACCTCCTTATGACTAAACTTTTTTGTTGTTAGATAGCTGGATCTCTAAAGATTGTACCATTTAtgttttatcaaataaaaaactgCAAATTTTCTACTGAATTATCCAGTGGAACTCACCGGTCATGGTAAATGCGCCAACAAATAATCCAATATCCCTTCCGCCGACCATAATGGTCTCACTGCGATCAATTCCTTCCAACACGCCGGAATTCTTGTTCTTCCATGCTGCCCAAATTCCCACAACAAGGATCAGCAGGTAGAAGATGACAATCGCCACCAACCCCTCCACATGGATGTTCATCTTCTCTCTGCTAAAGTAGCTGTGTCTCTGAAGAACCGAAATTCATTGAGACGTAAAGAAAAGATACCTAAAGAGGCGTGTAAGAATAGAGGTAGATgtcaaataacaaaatgttaagtCTTTTATTGTATctcaac from Myxocyprinus asiaticus isolate MX2 ecotype Aquarium Trade chromosome 7, UBuf_Myxa_2, whole genome shotgun sequence encodes the following:
- the LOC127444015 gene encoding high-affinity choline transporter 1-like, whose product is MNIHVEGLVAIVIFYLLILVVGIWAAWKNKNSGVLEGIDRSETIMVGGRDIGLFVGAFTMTATWVGGGYINGTAEYVYLPGYGLAWAQAPFGYALSLVLGGLFFAKPMRSRGYVTMLDPFQQLYGKRMGGLLFIPALMGEIFWSAAILSALGATLSVIIDININMSVVISALIAIFYTLVGGLYSVAYTDVVQLFCIFLGLWLSVPFALSNPAVSDIGVTAVKQLHANQTAWLGNIESADKWMWADNFCLLMLGGIPWQVYFQRVLSASSATYAQVLSFLAAFGCIVMAVPSVLIGAIGASTDWNQTTYGPVPPMQRDQSDMILPIVLQHLCPAYISFFGLGAVSAAVMSSADSSILSASSMFARNIYQLAFRQTASDREIVWVMRISIFVFGALATAMALLTGTVYGLWYLSSDLVYVIIFPQLISVLFVRGTNTYGSVAGYFFGLILRIGGGEPYLKLPPFIYYPGWTIEEKVHHVTHEVEYLVMQRFPFKTVSMLASFLSNVAFSYLFKYLFESSTLSAKYDFLDAVVAKHSAEIMDKTTLVNRNIIGLNEMTTVKPRLSVTLAATFTRKETLTEEEDSSPESPGHENK